One window from the genome of Musa acuminata AAA Group cultivar baxijiao chromosome BXJ1-4, Cavendish_Baxijiao_AAA, whole genome shotgun sequence encodes:
- the LOC135648873 gene encoding uncharacterized protein LOC135648873 isoform X1: protein MDPPQGSPQSSPDAQGSRQRPMDASQGLRQPLMDTPQGSRQPRQQQYQPRRPDPPSGGDGLFNAVVTIFLFVLVVVFLVSSSTTGSSLSILHQVPEGHVGVYWRGGALLEATTDPGFHWKLPLITQFEPIQVTIQTDQVRDIPCGTKGGVMISFDKIEQVVNRLRKSFVYQTLHEYGVFYDKTWIYDKIHHEINQFCSAHSLQQVYIDMFDQIDEKVKDSIQADCTRYAPGIEIISVRVTKPNIPVSIKRNFELMEEERTKALIAIEKQKVAEKEAETQKMIALSEAEKNAQVSQIQMEQKLMEKNSAKRQEEIENEMYIAREKSQADANFYRVMKEAEANRLKLTPEFLELKFIEAIANNSKIFFGEKVPNMVMDQRLLGNYLDGISKKGRGDV, encoded by the exons ATGGATCCGCCGCAGGGGTCGCCACAGTCGTCGCCGGACGCGCAAGGCTCGCGGCAGCGGCCGATGGATGCGTCGCAGGGTCTTCGGCAGCCGCTGATGGACACACCGCAAGGCTCGCGACAGCCGCGGCAGCAGCAGTATCAGCCGAGGAGGCCAGACCCTCCGTCCGGTGGCGATGGCCTCTTCAACGCAGTGGTTACGATTTTCTTGTTCGTGTTGGTAGTG GTATTTTTGGTATCATCATCAACAACAGGCTCGAGTCTCTCCATCTTGCATCAAGTTCCTGAAGGTCACGTTGGGGTATATTGGAGGGGTGGTGCCCTTTTAGAGGCAACTACTGATCCAG GTTTTCATTGGAAGTTGCCATTGATTACCCAGTTTGAACCCATACAAGTGACTATTCAAACTGATCAG GTTAGAGACATTCCATGTGGTACCAAGGGTGGTGTTATGATCAGCTTTGATAAGATAGAG CAGGTCGTCAATCGGCTTCGTAAAAGTTTCGTGTATCAGACTTTGCATGAATATGGCGTTTTTTATGACAAGACATGGATATATGATAAGATTCATCATGAGATAAATCAGTTTTGCAGTGCTCATTCTCTGCAGCAAGTTTATATTGACATGTTTGATCAG ATTGATGAAAAAGTGAAAGATTCCATTCAAGCCGACTGTACACGTTATGCTCCTGGTATTGAGATCATTAGTGTTCGTGTTACAAAACCAAACATCCCTGTGAGCATTAAACGGAATTTTGAACTGATGGAGGAGGAACGCACTAAG GCACTGATAGCCATAGAGAAACAGAAGGTTGCAGAGAAGGAGGCCGAGACTCAGAAAATGATAGCATTATCAGAAGCAGAGAAGAATGCACAGGTCAGCCAGATTCAAATGGAGCAGAAGCTAATGGAAAAGAACAGTGCAAAGAGGCAGGAGGAAATCGAGAATGAGATGTACATTGCACGTGAAAAGAGCCAAGCAGATGCTAACTTTTACAG AGTGATGAAGGAAGCTGAAGCCAATAGATTGAAGCTCACACCTGAATTTCTTGAGCTCAAATTCATTGAAGCCATTGCAAATAATTCAAAAATTTTCTTTGGGGAGAAG GTACCCAATATGGTAATGGATCAGAGATTATTGGGCAACTATCTCGATGGCATTTCAAAGAAAGGTCGAGGGGATGTATAG
- the LOC135648873 gene encoding uncharacterized protein LOC135648873 isoform X3 — translation MDPPQGSPQSSPDAQGSRQRPMDASQGLRQPLMDTPQGSRQPRQQQYQPRRPDPPSGGDGLFNAVVTIFLFVLVFLVSSSTTGSSLSILHQVPEGHVGVYWRGGALLEATTDPGFHWKLPLITQFEPIQVTIQTDQVRDIPCGTKGGVMISFDKIEQVVNRLRKSFVYQTLHEYGVFYDKTWIYDKIHHEINQFCSAHSLQQVYIDMFDQIDEKVKDSIQADCTRYAPGIEIISVRVTKPNIPVSIKRNFELMEEERTKALIAIEKQKVAEKEAETQKMIALSEAEKNAQVSQIQMEQKLMEKNSAKRQEEIENEMYIAREKSQADANFYRVMKEAEANRLKLTPEFLELKFIEAIANNSKIFFGEKVPNMVMDQRLLGNYLDGISKKGRGDV, via the exons ATGGATCCGCCGCAGGGGTCGCCACAGTCGTCGCCGGACGCGCAAGGCTCGCGGCAGCGGCCGATGGATGCGTCGCAGGGTCTTCGGCAGCCGCTGATGGACACACCGCAAGGCTCGCGACAGCCGCGGCAGCAGCAGTATCAGCCGAGGAGGCCAGACCCTCCGTCCGGTGGCGATGGCCTCTTCAACGCAGTGGTTACGATTTTCTTGTTCGTGTTG GTATTTTTGGTATCATCATCAACAACAGGCTCGAGTCTCTCCATCTTGCATCAAGTTCCTGAAGGTCACGTTGGGGTATATTGGAGGGGTGGTGCCCTTTTAGAGGCAACTACTGATCCAG GTTTTCATTGGAAGTTGCCATTGATTACCCAGTTTGAACCCATACAAGTGACTATTCAAACTGATCAG GTTAGAGACATTCCATGTGGTACCAAGGGTGGTGTTATGATCAGCTTTGATAAGATAGAG CAGGTCGTCAATCGGCTTCGTAAAAGTTTCGTGTATCAGACTTTGCATGAATATGGCGTTTTTTATGACAAGACATGGATATATGATAAGATTCATCATGAGATAAATCAGTTTTGCAGTGCTCATTCTCTGCAGCAAGTTTATATTGACATGTTTGATCAG ATTGATGAAAAAGTGAAAGATTCCATTCAAGCCGACTGTACACGTTATGCTCCTGGTATTGAGATCATTAGTGTTCGTGTTACAAAACCAAACATCCCTGTGAGCATTAAACGGAATTTTGAACTGATGGAGGAGGAACGCACTAAG GCACTGATAGCCATAGAGAAACAGAAGGTTGCAGAGAAGGAGGCCGAGACTCAGAAAATGATAGCATTATCAGAAGCAGAGAAGAATGCACAGGTCAGCCAGATTCAAATGGAGCAGAAGCTAATGGAAAAGAACAGTGCAAAGAGGCAGGAGGAAATCGAGAATGAGATGTACATTGCACGTGAAAAGAGCCAAGCAGATGCTAACTTTTACAG AGTGATGAAGGAAGCTGAAGCCAATAGATTGAAGCTCACACCTGAATTTCTTGAGCTCAAATTCATTGAAGCCATTGCAAATAATTCAAAAATTTTCTTTGGGGAGAAG GTACCCAATATGGTAATGGATCAGAGATTATTGGGCAACTATCTCGATGGCATTTCAAAGAAAGGTCGAGGGGATGTATAG
- the LOC135648873 gene encoding uncharacterized protein LOC135648873 isoform X4, producing MDPPQGSPQSSPDAQGSRQRPMDASQGLRQPLMDTPQGSRQPRQQQYQPRRPDPPSGGDGLFNAVVTIFLFVLVFLVSSSTTGSSLSILHQVPEGHVGVYWRGGALLEATTDPGFHWKLPLITQFEPIQVTIQTDQVRDIPCGTKGGVMISFDKIEVVNRLRKSFVYQTLHEYGVFYDKTWIYDKIHHEINQFCSAHSLQQVYIDMFDQIDEKVKDSIQADCTRYAPGIEIISVRVTKPNIPVSIKRNFELMEEERTKALIAIEKQKVAEKEAETQKMIALSEAEKNAQVSQIQMEQKLMEKNSAKRQEEIENEMYIAREKSQADANFYRVMKEAEANRLKLTPEFLELKFIEAIANNSKIFFGEKVPNMVMDQRLLGNYLDGISKKGRGDV from the exons ATGGATCCGCCGCAGGGGTCGCCACAGTCGTCGCCGGACGCGCAAGGCTCGCGGCAGCGGCCGATGGATGCGTCGCAGGGTCTTCGGCAGCCGCTGATGGACACACCGCAAGGCTCGCGACAGCCGCGGCAGCAGCAGTATCAGCCGAGGAGGCCAGACCCTCCGTCCGGTGGCGATGGCCTCTTCAACGCAGTGGTTACGATTTTCTTGTTCGTGTTG GTATTTTTGGTATCATCATCAACAACAGGCTCGAGTCTCTCCATCTTGCATCAAGTTCCTGAAGGTCACGTTGGGGTATATTGGAGGGGTGGTGCCCTTTTAGAGGCAACTACTGATCCAG GTTTTCATTGGAAGTTGCCATTGATTACCCAGTTTGAACCCATACAAGTGACTATTCAAACTGATCAG GTTAGAGACATTCCATGTGGTACCAAGGGTGGTGTTATGATCAGCTTTGATAAGATAGAG GTCGTCAATCGGCTTCGTAAAAGTTTCGTGTATCAGACTTTGCATGAATATGGCGTTTTTTATGACAAGACATGGATATATGATAAGATTCATCATGAGATAAATCAGTTTTGCAGTGCTCATTCTCTGCAGCAAGTTTATATTGACATGTTTGATCAG ATTGATGAAAAAGTGAAAGATTCCATTCAAGCCGACTGTACACGTTATGCTCCTGGTATTGAGATCATTAGTGTTCGTGTTACAAAACCAAACATCCCTGTGAGCATTAAACGGAATTTTGAACTGATGGAGGAGGAACGCACTAAG GCACTGATAGCCATAGAGAAACAGAAGGTTGCAGAGAAGGAGGCCGAGACTCAGAAAATGATAGCATTATCAGAAGCAGAGAAGAATGCACAGGTCAGCCAGATTCAAATGGAGCAGAAGCTAATGGAAAAGAACAGTGCAAAGAGGCAGGAGGAAATCGAGAATGAGATGTACATTGCACGTGAAAAGAGCCAAGCAGATGCTAACTTTTACAG AGTGATGAAGGAAGCTGAAGCCAATAGATTGAAGCTCACACCTGAATTTCTTGAGCTCAAATTCATTGAAGCCATTGCAAATAATTCAAAAATTTTCTTTGGGGAGAAG GTACCCAATATGGTAATGGATCAGAGATTATTGGGCAACTATCTCGATGGCATTTCAAAGAAAGGTCGAGGGGATGTATAG
- the LOC135648873 gene encoding uncharacterized protein LOC135648873 isoform X2 — MDPPQGSPQSSPDAQGSRQRPMDASQGLRQPLMDTPQGSRQPRQQQYQPRRPDPPSGGDGLFNAVVTIFLFVLVVVFLVSSSTTGSSLSILHQVPEGHVGVYWRGGALLEATTDPGFHWKLPLITQFEPIQVTIQTDQVRDIPCGTKGGVMISFDKIEVVNRLRKSFVYQTLHEYGVFYDKTWIYDKIHHEINQFCSAHSLQQVYIDMFDQIDEKVKDSIQADCTRYAPGIEIISVRVTKPNIPVSIKRNFELMEEERTKALIAIEKQKVAEKEAETQKMIALSEAEKNAQVSQIQMEQKLMEKNSAKRQEEIENEMYIAREKSQADANFYRVMKEAEANRLKLTPEFLELKFIEAIANNSKIFFGEKVPNMVMDQRLLGNYLDGISKKGRGDV, encoded by the exons ATGGATCCGCCGCAGGGGTCGCCACAGTCGTCGCCGGACGCGCAAGGCTCGCGGCAGCGGCCGATGGATGCGTCGCAGGGTCTTCGGCAGCCGCTGATGGACACACCGCAAGGCTCGCGACAGCCGCGGCAGCAGCAGTATCAGCCGAGGAGGCCAGACCCTCCGTCCGGTGGCGATGGCCTCTTCAACGCAGTGGTTACGATTTTCTTGTTCGTGTTGGTAGTG GTATTTTTGGTATCATCATCAACAACAGGCTCGAGTCTCTCCATCTTGCATCAAGTTCCTGAAGGTCACGTTGGGGTATATTGGAGGGGTGGTGCCCTTTTAGAGGCAACTACTGATCCAG GTTTTCATTGGAAGTTGCCATTGATTACCCAGTTTGAACCCATACAAGTGACTATTCAAACTGATCAG GTTAGAGACATTCCATGTGGTACCAAGGGTGGTGTTATGATCAGCTTTGATAAGATAGAG GTCGTCAATCGGCTTCGTAAAAGTTTCGTGTATCAGACTTTGCATGAATATGGCGTTTTTTATGACAAGACATGGATATATGATAAGATTCATCATGAGATAAATCAGTTTTGCAGTGCTCATTCTCTGCAGCAAGTTTATATTGACATGTTTGATCAG ATTGATGAAAAAGTGAAAGATTCCATTCAAGCCGACTGTACACGTTATGCTCCTGGTATTGAGATCATTAGTGTTCGTGTTACAAAACCAAACATCCCTGTGAGCATTAAACGGAATTTTGAACTGATGGAGGAGGAACGCACTAAG GCACTGATAGCCATAGAGAAACAGAAGGTTGCAGAGAAGGAGGCCGAGACTCAGAAAATGATAGCATTATCAGAAGCAGAGAAGAATGCACAGGTCAGCCAGATTCAAATGGAGCAGAAGCTAATGGAAAAGAACAGTGCAAAGAGGCAGGAGGAAATCGAGAATGAGATGTACATTGCACGTGAAAAGAGCCAAGCAGATGCTAACTTTTACAG AGTGATGAAGGAAGCTGAAGCCAATAGATTGAAGCTCACACCTGAATTTCTTGAGCTCAAATTCATTGAAGCCATTGCAAATAATTCAAAAATTTTCTTTGGGGAGAAG GTACCCAATATGGTAATGGATCAGAGATTATTGGGCAACTATCTCGATGGCATTTCAAAGAAAGGTCGAGGGGATGTATAG
- the LOC135648886 gene encoding replication protein A 70 kDa DNA-binding subunit B-like, whose amino-acid sequence MASDQVEMRKSVTPGAISMLLSNSSPDSPSDIPEIIVQVVDLKPIGSSSTRFTFMASDGKMKLKAMLPTHFSSEINSGKLQNLGLVRILDYTCNSIPNQPEKALILTKCEIVCPSLDMEIKSDVKKEETGIILKPKQEALIKIDAKKEELGMSLKPKQEMVTKSAVQIVREQHGNAAPAARLAMTRRVHPLASLNPYQGNWTIKVRLTNKGNLRSYRNARGEGHVFNVELTDEDGTQIQATMFNEAATKFYPKFELGKVYYISKGSLRVANKQFKTVQNDYEMTLNENSIVEEVEGEAFVPETKYNFVRIDRLGAYVNGRELVDLIGIVQNVSSTLSIRRKSNNDTIPKRDITIADDSNKTVNVSLWNDLATDVGQQLLDMVDTSPVVAIKCLKVGDFQGVSLSTLSRSTVVINPDLPETKKLRSWYDSEGKGTSMASIGSNLISPNSKTGSRSMYSDRVFLSQITDDPTLGQDKPAFFSINVYVSFIKPDQTMWYRACKTCNKKVTEAVGSGYWCESCQKNDDQCSLRYIMVVKVSDPSGEAWLSVFNEPAEKIMGCSADELDRVKTEEGDEKYQLKLKEATWVPHLFRVSVAYTEFMNDRRQRITVRAEAPVDCAAESSYLLEEIHKLSVS is encoded by the exons ATGGCGTCGGATCAAGTGGAAATGAGGAAGTCGGTGACGCCAGGAGCGATCTCGATGCTCCTCTCCAACTCGTCTCCTGATTCGCCCTCCGACATCCCGGAGATCATCGTACAGGTCGTCGATCTCAAGCCCATCGGCAGCAGCAGCACCCGCTTCAC ATTTATGGCTAGTGATGGGAAGATGAAGCTCAAAGCCATGCTTCCAACTCATTTTTCTTCAGAAATCAATTCCGGCAAACTCCAGAACCTTGGCCTCGTCCGCATTCTTGATTACACTTGCAACTCCATTCCAAATCAACCTGAAAA GGCTTTGATTTTGACAAAATGTGAAATAGTCTGCCCCTCACTTGATATGGAGATTAAAAGTGATGTGAAGAAGGAAGAGACGGGAATAATCCTGAAACCTAAGCAAGAGGCACTGATCAAAATTGATGCGAAGAAAGAGGAACTTGGAATGAGTTTGAAGCCCAAGCAAGAGATGGTGACAAAGTCTGCTGTTCAAATTGTTCGTGAGCAGCATGGGAA TGCTGCTCCTGCTGCGCGACTGGCAATGACAAGAAGAGTGCATCCTCTTGCCTCTTTAAATCCGTATCAGGGAAATTGGACCATAAAGGTTCGACTCACAAACAAAGGCAATTTGAGGTCATATAGGAATGCCAGAGGAGAAGGCCATGTCTTCAATGTGGAGTTGACAGATGAAGAT GGTACCCAAATTCAAGCTACCATGTTTAATGAAGCGGCAACAAAATTTTATCCTAAATTTGAGTTAGGCAAAGTCTACTATATCTCAAAAGGTTCTCTCAGGGTTGCAAACAAGCAGTTTAAAACCGTGCAAAATGATTACGAGATGACCCTGAATGAGAACTCCATAGTTGAAGAGGTCGAAGGGGAGGCGTTCGTCCCCGAAACCAAGTACAACTTTGTCAGGATCGATAGGTTGGGAGCTTATGTTAATGGCAGGGAGCTTGTAG ACTTGATTGGCATTGTTCAGAATGTTTCATCGACTTTAAGCATCCGGAGGAAAAGCAACAATGACACCATTCCCAAGCGCGATATCACGATTGCTGATGATTC GAATAAAACTGTCAATGTCTCTCTTTGGAATGATCTCGCAACTGATGTTGGTCAGCAGTTGCTAGACATGGTTGATACCTCTCCGGTTGTAGCTATAAAATGCCTTAAAGTAGGAGATTTCCAAG GCGTGTCTTTATCAACTTTAAGCAGAAGCACAGTGGTGATCAATCCAGACTTACCTGAAACAAAGAAGCTGAGATCCTG GTATGATTCAGAAGGGAAAGGCACTTCAATGGCATCCATTGGTTCAAACTTGATCTCCCCTAACTCGAAGACTGGATCGAGGTCCATGTATTCTGATAGGgtcttcctttctcaaataaCAGACGATCCAACTCTGGGTCAAGATAAG CCTGCTTTCTTCAGCATAAACGTCTACGTAAGTTTCATCAAGCCTGACCAGACAATGTGGTACCGAGCATGCAAGACATGCAACAAGAAGGTTACCGAAGCTGTTGGCTCTGGGTACTGGTGTGAATCGTGCCAGAAGAACGATGATCAGTGCTCCTTAAG ATATATAATGGTGGTAAAGGTCTCGGATCCTTCAGGTGAAGCCTGGCTTTCGGTTTTCAATGAGCCGGCAGAGAAAATCATGGGATGCTCTGCTGATGAGCTTGACAGGGTAAAAACAGAG GAAGGTGACGAGAAATACCAACTCAAACTGAAAGAAGCAACATGGGTTCCGCACCTGTTCCGGGTCAGCGTTGCATACACCGAGTTCATGAATGACAGGAGGCAGAGGATAACGGTCAGGGCTGAGGCTCCTGTGGACTGCGCAGCTGAGTCGAGCTACCTTTTGGAAGAGATCCACAAGTTGTCCGTCTCTTAA
- the LOC135648892 gene encoding ninja-family protein 6-like — translation MEGEAAKGGTERLLLGMERSARDFLRRFVGNGYGDETTEVTEGDSDEIELSLGLSLGGCFGADPKGKKLVRSSSIASFTSLPWEPEFPVVPAAALTRTSSLPTETEEERRKRKEMQSFKRLEAKRKRLERRNSIRSGAAKAGEKPDEEVTGSMAAAVADHVAGARNGVTPPGLPAWTVGGSKRAAARPVDVPGNFPPISHGSLGSQGSSTAGACAFGNRAPQGFGMTETKNSSMIHSVGNETSTKQVAVRANGIKEMERKMMEKMPFVSTRGDGPNGRRIEGFLYKYRKGEEVRIVCVCHGSFLTPAEFVKHAGGHDVTNPLRHIVVNSSPFSLL, via the exons ATGGAGGGCGAGGCAGCGAAGGGGGGAACAGAGCGGCTGTTATTGGGAATGGAACGATCCGCGAGAGATTTTTTGCGGCGATTCGTTGGGAATGGATACGGAGACGAGACGACGGAGGTGACGGAAGGGGACTCCGATGAGATCGAGCTTAGCCTCGGGCTCTCCCTCGGTGGGTGCTTCGGCGCGGACCCCAAGGGGAAGAAGCTGGTCCGCTCGTCGTCGATCGCGTCCTTCACGTCGCTTCCGTGGGAACCCGAGTTCCCGGTCGTCCCGGCTGCCGCCCTGACGAGGACGAGCTCGCTGCCTACGGAGACTGAGGAGGAGCGGCGGAAGCGGAAGGAGATGCAGAGCTTCAAGAGGTTGGAGGCGAAGCGGAAGAGATTAGAGAGAAGGAATTCGATCAGGTCGGGGGCGGCAAAGGCTGGGGAAAAACCAGACGAGGAAGTGACGGGTTCGatggcagcggcggtggcggaCCATGTCGCAGGCGCAAGAAATGGGGTTACTCCTCCAGGTCTGCCGGCTTGGACGGTGGGTGGGTCGAAAAGGGCGGCTGCTCGGCCTGTGGACGTGCCTGGGAACTTTCCGCCGATCTCACATGGATCTCTTGGATCGCAGGGGAGCAGCACCGCCGGCGCGTGTGCCTTTGGCAACCGGGCACCGCAAG GGTTTGGCATGACAGAGACGAAGAACTCCTCCATGATCCACTCGGTGGGCAATGAAACATCAACCAAGCAAGTTGCTGTAAGAGCAAATGGGATAAAGGAGATGGAGAGGAAGATGATGGAGAAGATGCCATTCGTGTCTACCAGAGGCGATGGGCCCAACGGGAGGAGGATCGAAGGCTTCCTGTACAAGTACAGGAAGGGGGAAGAGGTGAGAATAGTGTGCGTGTGCCATGGCAGCTTTCTCACCCCTGCCGAGTTCGTCAAGCACGCTGGTGGCCACGACGTCACCAATCCCCTCCGCCACATCGTCGTCAACTCCTCCCCATTCTCCTTGTTGTGA
- the LOC103981430 gene encoding protein LONGIFOLIA 1-like: MVGLKKLEMPTKLLDASADDKKLDLQKQIGCISGIFRMFDRRHLLAGRSLSDRSHRKLPSGHALLNTGRREQTPCFSQILQEKHLSKSLNENQTVSLESSRASFSSSSSSFSSLEYSKLSHQEAFSFDKAFFTERSPRSSPKQKNSDHVAKSIGFDLRSDISVAKSGAQSFVFHNAAEDPTQKDTRGFVIETSSTEEVKNHSVKQADSPMPLLFSKTRMPNDLNEAIRLLVELKEAPWKFRDHGARDASLYQASQRTPRLSCDEREFSRPSMDSRDTGKSATKLRELPRLSLDSRQGSQMASKFVSRTSSALESFDKANTSPRINRASNLLQDPPSNQKRFPTVVAKLMGLVDEAPDLSSADQAITRKSCSSLHEPRDRNSTTRSKGARDAKGDPVQSIDSIVTKPKGHHSSLRHNSRIMTEAAPWKQRDRGHSPHKSRTGYQEAQMKQRTEAIIKEVEERLKGDQFQKQQKDLKALKQMVDAMRASRLAQTTRDKDHPHKGSNQNLGSPKISKRPAKAGGSPKAFDPPIVIMKPAKNVDISDASGHPVILLESLSTLPKLHTSNPGNRKTGSANMTADRDHSPRVRNIQGILPTDKQFIGRTAENNSSPRFRSNSAGESSGISTKTSTVLSPRLQQRKREAEKSSPATPDSMNKAQIHCNNRNPIESVSPRGKLRSKQSQAREKKDQDDEITCEKRVLSCVDDEISPGSYKNRSLALQSTVLQRRNQSSSSRASILNQKNSALNMNQRIPEKELASIAFEQPSPVSVLDASCYQGEFSPSPVKRSSNSVKDDAPCTSGQGCYRRSGLSDGQPLKWSDETNPKKLEGVENFVQLKVLNSTGEEPRTGDSITSKCNLDNPDHGYVLEILLATGFLSRQQAVPFQLHSSGHAINPDLYGVLEQPKHGWFSELEPIYRKADTEKKNRRKLVFDVVNEILSRQMESYDYRNRPDLLLLQTGRKLNGQQLLEEVCSEITRLEAENTRSTSSGDDVDFMFGEEVLDRSEGWVDYGMEQSKVALQMERLIFKDLINEIVSDATEAGLQHKPSKLRRQPFAKRMN; encoded by the exons TTGAAGAAGCTCGAAATGCCTACGAAGTTACTCGACGCGTCTGCTGATGACAAGAAGCTGGATTTGCAGAAGCAAATCGGGTGCATCTCCGGGATCTTTCGGATGTTCGACCGCCGCCATCTCCTCGCCGGGAGGAGCCTCAGTGATCGCAGCCATAGGAAGCTTCCTTCAG GTCATGCTCTTCTAAACACTGGAAGACGAGAGCAAACTCCATGCTTCTCACAGATTCTGCAG GAGAAACACCTGAGCAAGAGCTTGAATGAAAACCAGACAGTCTCTTTGGAATCCTCAAGAGCTTCGTTTTCCTCATCCAGCTCATCATTCTCTTCTTTGGAATACAGCAAATTATCTCACCAAGAGGCCTTCTCCTTCGACAAAGCATTCTTTACCGAGAGATCCCCAAGGAGTTCACCCAAGCAGAAGAATTCAGACCATGTTGCCAAATCTATCGGCTTCGACCTCCGAAGTGACATCTCAGTTGCTAAGTCTGGTGCACAATCGTTTGTTTTCCACAATGCTGCCGAAGACCCCACGCAAAAGGACACTCGGGGCTTCGTTATCGAGACTTCATCCACTGAGGAGGTCAAGAACCATTCAGTGAAGCAAGCGGACTCCCCTATGCCTCTGCTGTTCTCCAAAACAAGGATGCCGAATGATCTCAACGAAGCAATCAGACTTCTGGTGGAGCTCAAGGAAGCACCTTGGAAATTTCGCGATCATGGGGCAAGAGATGCCTCGTTGTACCAAGCATCGCAGAGAACTCCTCGTCTCTCATGTGATGAGAGAGAGTTCTCGCGGCCGTCCATGGATTCCCGAGATACCGGCAAGTCTGCTACCAAACTCCGAGAGCTTCCAAGGCTGTCACTGGACAGCAGGCAAGGTTCCCAAATGGCTTCTAAATTTGTCTCAAGAACAAGCTCCGCTTTGGAGTCTTTTGATAAAGCTAATACCAGTCCCAGGATCAACAGGGCCTCCAATCTACTCCAAGATCCTCCCAGCAATCAAAAGCGATTCCCCACTGTCGTTGCAAAGCTCATGGGCTTGGTGGATGAAGCTCCAGACTTGAGCTCAGCAGATCAAGCAATCACCAGAAAAAGCTGTTCTTCTTTGCATGAACCAAGAGACCGTAACTCTACGACAAGATCAAAAGGAGCTCGGGATGCAAAGGGTGATCCTGTTCAAAGCATAGATTCCATTGTAACAAAGCCAAAAGGTCACCATTCATCGCTCAGGCACAATTCAAGGATCATGACCGAAGCAGCCCCTTGGAAGCAGCGGGATAGAGGCCACTCTCCACACAAATCAAGAACTGGGTACCAAGAAGCTCAGATGAAGCAACGAACGGAGGCCATCATTAAAGAAGTAGAGGAGAGACTCAAAGGGGATCAGTTCCAGAAGCAGCAAAAGGACCTCAAAGCTCTCAAACAAATGGTAGACGCTATGCGCGCAAGCAGGCTGGCGCAGACCACAAGAGACAAAGATCACCCTCACAAGGGAAGCAATCAGAACTTGGGGTCGCCGAAGATCTCCAAACGACCAGCAAAAGCAGGTGGTAGTCCAAAAGCTTTCGATCCTCCAATTGTGATTATGAAGCCTGCGAAAAATGTCGACATTTCAGATGCTTCAGGTCACCCAGTGATTCTGCTGGAATCTCTATCGACTCTTCCCAAGCTGCATACAAGTAATCCGGGCAATAGAAAGACAGGTTCTGCAAACATGACAGCCGACAGAGATCACAGTCCTAGAGTCAGAAACATTCAAGGAATTCTCCCGACAGATAAGCAATTCATTGGAAGGACTGCCGAAAACAATAGTTCACCGAGATTTCGTTCAAACTCAGCGGGAGAAAGCAGTGGGATCTCAACAAAAACTTCGACTGTCCTGAGCCCAAGACTACAGCAGAGGAAAAGAGAAGCAGAGAAGTCATCTCCAGCCACTCCAGACTCGATGAACAAGGCTCAAATTCATTGTAACAATAGGAATCCTATCGAATCTGTTTCTCCAAGAGGCAAACTCAGGTCAAAACAATCTCAAGCACGAGAAAAGAAAGACCAGGATGATGAGATTACCTGCGAGAAGAGGGTTTTGAGTTGTGTGGATGATGAAATTTCTCCAGGATCTTACAAAAATAGGAGCTTGGCATTACAGTCAACTGTTCTGCAGCGACGCAACCAGAGCTCATCGAGCAGGGCCTCCATCTTAAACCAGAAG AATTCTGCACTAAATATGAATCAACGCATACCAGAGAAGGAGCTTGCAAGTATTGCCTTTGAACAGCCGAGTCCTGTGTCAGTCCTTGATGCTTCATGCTACCAGGGTGAATTTTCTCCTTCCCCTGTGAAGAGATCCTCAAACTCGGTGAAAG ATGATGCACCTTGCACTTCAGGCCAGGGATGCTACCGCCGCAGTGGCTTGTCTGATGGCCAACCACTCAAATGGAGTGATGAAACCAACCCCAAGAAGCTTGAAGGTGTGGAGAACTTTGTGCAACTCAAGGTGCTGAACTCAACTGGTGAAGAACCTCGAACCGGAGACTCGATTACCTCGAAGTGCAACCTGGACAACCCAGATCACGGATATGTCTTAGAGATCCTACTGGCAACAGGCTTTCTGAGCAGACAGCAAGCAGTTCCATTTCAGCTCCACTCCTCAGGCCATGCCATCAACCCTGACTTGTATGGTGTTCTTGAGCAACCAAAGCATGGCTGGTTCTCAGAACTGGAACCTATATATCGGAAGGCTGATACAGAGAAGAAGAACAGGAGGAAGCTTGTTTTTGATGTGGTAAACGAGATCCTATCTCGTCAGATGGAATCCTATGACTATAGGAATCGCCCTGACCTTCTTTTGCTTCAGACCGGAAGGAAACTAAATGGGCAGCAATTACTGGAAGAAGTGTGCTCTGAGATAACCAGACTTGAAGCCGAAAACACAAGGTCTACCAGCTCGGGGGATGATGTCGATTTCATGTTCGGAGAGGAGGTTCTTGATCGATCCGAAGGATGGGTAGACTACGGAATGGAGCAATCGAAGGTGGCTCTACAGATGGAAAGGTTGATCTTCAAGGATTTGATCAATGAAATCGTGAGTGATGCCACTGAAGCTGGTCTGCAGCACAAGCCCAGCAAGCTGCGCAGGCAGCCATTTGCCAAGCGTATGAATTAG